In Herpetosiphonaceae bacterium, the genomic stretch AGGTCGCCGTTCGCGCCGCGTTCAAGGTCGTGCAGGAGGGCAGGCAAGTCGCCGTGCTGGTGCCGACGACCGTGCTGGCGCAGCAGCATTTCGAGACGTTCCGCAAGCGAATGGCGGCGTTTCCCGTCACGATCGAGATGCTGTCGCGCTTCCGCACGCCACGCGCGCAGAAGGTGATTCTGGAGCGGCTCCAGAGCGGCGCGATCGATATTGTGATCGGCACGCACCGGCTGCTGAGCAAGGACGTGCAGTTTCATCAGCTTGGCATGGTGATCGTGGACGAGGAGCAGCGCTTCGGGGTGCGGCACAAGGAGCGGCTCAAGCAGTTGCGCAGCGATGTCGATAGCCTGACGCTGACCGCGACGCCGATTCCACGCACGCTGCACATGGCGATGGCCGGGCTGCGCGACCTGAGCATTATCGACACGCCGCCCGAAGATCGCGTGCCGATCAAGACCTATGTCGTGCCCTTCGACGAAAACCTGGTGCGCGAGTCGATCCTGCGCGAGATCAATCGCGGCGGCCAGGTCTATGTCGTCCACAACCGCGTGCAGAGCATCTACTCCTTCGCCAGCCGCCTGCAAGATCTGGTGCCGGAAGCACGCTTTTTGGTCGGGCACGGCCAGCTTGAGGAGCGCGAGCTGGAGCGGGTGATGATGCAGTTCTTCGAGGGCGAGGCCGACGTGCTGGTCTGCACCACGATCATCGAGAGCGGCCTGGATATTCCGCGCGCCAACACGATCATCATCGACGATGCGACGAACTACGGCCTGGCGCAGTTGTACCAGCTTCGCGGGCGGGTTGGCCGCTCGACGCAGCGTGCCTACGCCTATCTGCTCTATCATCCCGGCAAGCGCATCACTGGCGACGCGCAGCAGCGTCTTGAGGCGATTCAGGAGGCGACCGAGCTGGGCGCGGGCTTCCGCATTGCCATGCGCGACCTCGAAATTCGCGGGACGGGCAACCTGCTGGGGCCGGAGCAGGCCGGGCATATCGGGGCGGTCGGCTTCGATCTCTACACCCGGCTGCTGGCCCAGGCGGTCGAGCAGCGCAAGGTCGAGCAAAGCCGCATGGCGCGCAATGAGCTAAAGCGGCAGCAGGCGCGCGGCGTGCAGCAGACCGAGCAGCTACGGCGGGCGGCGGCGACGACGCTGCCGACGGGCAGCAACGGCGATGG encodes the following:
- a CDS encoding TRCF domain-containing protein — protein: VAVRAAFKVVQEGRQVAVLVPTTVLAQQHFETFRKRMAAFPVTIEMLSRFRTPRAQKVILERLQSGAIDIVIGTHRLLSKDVQFHQLGMVIVDEEQRFGVRHKERLKQLRSDVDSLTLTATPIPRTLHMAMAGLRDLSIIDTPPEDRVPIKTYVVPFDENLVRESILREINRGGQVYVVHNRVQSIYSFASRLQDLVPEARFLVGHGQLEERELERVMMQFFEGEADVLVCTTIIESGLDIPRANTIIIDDATNYGLAQLYQLRGRVGRSTQRAYAYLLYHPGKRITGDAQQRLEAIQEATELGAGFRIAMRDLEIRGTGNLLGPEQAGHIGAVGFDLYTRLLAQAVEQRKVEQSRMARNELKRQQARGVQQTEQLRRAAATTLPTGSNGDGGPITPIQLVTLDLPLTAYLPTDYIDDDTLRLRVYQKLAQAATTQDILYLRAELRDRFGPIPEPAEHLLLWLQLKVLALRAGVSSISTSDDEITIRLPSSGVIDRAALQRQFGQSVRFGPQFARVNRRVVGEQWADTVRGVLEALGRVT